From one Paenibacillus sp. FSL K6-1330 genomic stretch:
- a CDS encoding extracellular solute-binding protein, whose protein sequence is MRWFWNWGWIVGYAALLALSVVWVTVQNQGPAQEEQPEKITLTFRHFWNKEHDKPVLAVFESIVRTYEKAHPNVKVNFESIDQTIHREQKLKSEMVTGTPPDMFVLFGGAEIVPYARSNRLMDLTDFLQDTGLKEQFKDLHHWTFEDRIYGLPFEGHAEPIYYNRALFRQLKLEPPKTLGEMDEAIRILRENDIIPFAVGNEDRWPAGIFAHYFMDRYAGPELIDRLVEGDDQASFVQESYLEAFEHLELWIEEGAFSPNANDLSTEEAIAQFTEGKAAMYMNGSWDITLLQNEDYPDFQNEIGVIPFPSLFPGEERSLAGGYTIGIGLSSDLDETKKQSALELLGMFYTPEVQTRLVYEGLRVPSMKIDYDSKKTGPVFAQVTELMEESASTFLPYDNTLSPEVNSSFLKVIEDMIGGRIDAAGALEQIQKSSVRYWKLRRNTAAE, encoded by the coding sequence GTGAGATGGTTTTGGAATTGGGGCTGGATCGTCGGATATGCCGCTCTGTTGGCGTTGTCTGTCGTGTGGGTGACGGTACAGAATCAGGGACCGGCCCAGGAGGAACAGCCCGAGAAAATCACGCTAACGTTCCGGCATTTCTGGAACAAAGAGCATGACAAGCCGGTGCTGGCCGTATTCGAGAGCATCGTCCGCACTTATGAGAAAGCGCATCCAAACGTAAAGGTGAACTTCGAGAGCATCGATCAGACGATTCACCGGGAACAAAAGCTGAAGAGCGAGATGGTAACCGGTACGCCGCCGGATATGTTTGTTTTGTTCGGAGGGGCCGAGATCGTGCCTTATGCCAGATCCAACCGGTTGATGGATTTAACGGATTTTTTGCAGGATACCGGATTGAAGGAGCAGTTCAAGGATCTGCACCATTGGACCTTCGAGGACCGGATCTATGGCCTGCCCTTCGAGGGACACGCAGAGCCGATCTATTATAACCGGGCTTTATTCCGGCAGCTGAAGCTGGAGCCTCCGAAGACGCTGGGAGAGATGGACGAAGCTATTCGTATCCTTCGGGAGAACGACATCATCCCCTTTGCGGTCGGCAACGAAGACAGGTGGCCGGCGGGAATTTTTGCCCATTATTTCATGGATCGCTACGCCGGGCCGGAACTGATTGACCGCCTGGTTGAAGGCGATGATCAGGCCAGCTTTGTGCAAGAGTCGTATTTGGAGGCGTTTGAGCACTTGGAGCTGTGGATCGAAGAAGGGGCGTTCAGTCCGAACGCAAACGATCTTTCCACGGAAGAAGCGATTGCCCAGTTCACGGAAGGAAAAGCGGCGATGTATATGAACGGCAGCTGGGATATCACGCTGCTGCAGAATGAGGATTACCCGGATTTTCAGAATGAGATCGGCGTCATTCCCTTTCCGTCGCTTTTTCCCGGCGAAGAACGCTCCTTGGCAGGGGGATATACGATCGGCATCGGGCTGTCATCGGACTTGGATGAAACGAAAAAGCAATCGGCTCTGGAGCTGCTGGGCATGTTCTATACCCCGGAGGTGCAGACTCGGCTGGTGTATGAAGGGCTGCGCGTGCCTTCGATGAAGATTGACTATGATTCGAAGAAAACCGGGCCGGTTTTTGCCCAAGTCACGGAATTGATGGAGGAATCCGCGAGCACCTTTCTGCCTTACGACAACACGTTATCACCCGAGGTGAACAGTTCGTTCCTTAAGGTGATCGAGGATATGATTGGAGGACGGATCGATGCTGCCGGCGCATTGGAGCAAATTCAGAAGTCCTCGGTCCGGTATTGGAAGCTTAGGCGGAATACGGCAGCAGAGTAA
- a CDS encoding GlsB/YeaQ/YmgE family stress response membrane protein, with protein MSFLWSLIVGGIIGWIAGLIMGRDIPGGIIGNIIAGFVGAWLGGLLLGSWGPEMGGFYILPALIGAVVLVFIVSLIMGSMRRGRS; from the coding sequence ATGAGTTTTCTTTGGTCATTAATCGTTGGTGGTATCATTGGTTGGATTGCAGGCTTGATTATGGGCAGAGACATCCCCGGCGGTATCATCGGTAACATCATTGCCGGTTTTGTCGGTGCTTGGCTGGGTGGACTTCTACTCGGGTCTTGGGGACCAGAAATGGGAGGATTCTACATCCTGCCTGCTCTGATCGGTGCCGTCGTGCTTGTCTTTATCGTCAGCCTGATCATGGGTTCGATGAGACGCGGCCGTTCCTAA
- a CDS encoding sensor histidine kinase has translation MKLRRKILLAIILLVFIPVIALGGVSYYSFSEAMEKKSNDFYWISLLETDRKLKFALNEITTISNSAITQQSVQQMLKQPEYAVTYERRQEINNLINHPMIASFAFYSNDRLMYNTNGGMELQELRQQAWYEAVEKAEGRPVWVGPGENGSAADGAPVLIQSRVIKDYYSLEDIGTVVIYVKPDLLDQVFWEAATLKQGDILLVNQQGHIVFSKSGGHIGERTEFPFLSDSYKTNGKGYYIDQYAGEKSLITYSPSHNKDWFLVAITPSKLISAESVPIRNLALILGLISLVSAFLFDRFFVRRMVRSIISAVNGMKRVKQGIFVPIPSHNVAEDETDLLIDGFNRMSTQIQELIGQVETEQARKKEAELQALVAQINPHFIYNSLESINSMAVLQGNKDISKMVVSLGKLLRISISEHHELIPLSMELEHVQHYMRIQKFRFEEKFDYGIELPNELRHYVTQKLIVQPIVENALYHGIEPMEESGLISIRVSENGEDIVIDVEDNGPGFDPETLMKLWNSDPGQLKKYRENGVGLKNVHERLRIRFGSRYGLMICSSPGYGSLIRIRIPKILT, from the coding sequence ATGAAACTCCGCCGAAAGATATTGCTGGCTATTATTCTTCTGGTCTTCATTCCGGTCATCGCGCTGGGCGGGGTATCCTATTACAGCTTTTCGGAAGCGATGGAGAAGAAGTCGAATGATTTCTACTGGATTTCGCTCCTGGAAACGGATCGGAAACTGAAGTTCGCCTTGAACGAAATCACGACGATTTCGAACTCGGCGATTACCCAGCAATCGGTTCAGCAGATGCTGAAACAGCCGGAATACGCGGTTACCTATGAACGGCGGCAGGAGATCAACAATCTGATCAATCATCCGATGATTGCGTCGTTTGCTTTTTATTCGAATGACCGGTTGATGTATAACACGAATGGCGGAATGGAGCTTCAGGAACTGAGGCAGCAGGCATGGTATGAAGCGGTGGAGAAGGCGGAGGGGCGTCCCGTATGGGTCGGACCCGGCGAGAACGGCTCTGCGGCTGACGGCGCTCCCGTTTTGATTCAATCCAGGGTCATCAAGGACTATTACTCGCTGGAGGATATCGGAACCGTGGTGATCTACGTGAAGCCGGATCTCCTTGATCAGGTGTTCTGGGAGGCGGCAACGCTGAAGCAGGGAGATATTTTGCTGGTCAACCAGCAGGGGCACATCGTGTTCAGCAAGTCAGGCGGGCATATCGGGGAGCGGACGGAATTCCCGTTTCTCTCGGATAGTTATAAGACGAATGGAAAAGGCTACTATATCGATCAATATGCAGGCGAAAAATCGCTGATCACATATTCACCTTCCCATAATAAAGATTGGTTTCTGGTCGCCATCACGCCAAGCAAACTGATTTCGGCCGAATCGGTCCCGATTCGCAACCTGGCCTTGATCCTGGGATTGATCTCGCTCGTGTCGGCGTTCCTGTTCGACCGTTTTTTTGTGCGCAGAATGGTGCGCAGCATCATTAGCGCGGTGAACGGGATGAAGCGCGTCAAGCAGGGCATCTTCGTTCCGATCCCGTCGCATAACGTGGCGGAGGACGAGACGGATTTGTTGATCGACGGCTTTAACCGGATGAGCACCCAGATCCAGGAGCTGATTGGGCAGGTCGAGACGGAGCAAGCACGAAAAAAGGAAGCGGAGCTGCAGGCGCTGGTCGCTCAGATCAATCCGCACTTCATCTATAATTCACTGGAATCGATCAATTCGATGGCCGTGCTTCAGGGCAATAAGGATATCAGCAAGATGGTGGTTTCGCTTGGAAAGCTGCTGCGTATCAGCATCAGCGAGCATCATGAGCTGATCCCCCTCAGCATGGAGCTGGAGCATGTCCAGCATTACATGCGGATACAGAAATTCAGGTTCGAGGAAAAATTCGATTACGGCATTGAGCTTCCGAATGAACTGAGGCACTACGTTACGCAAAAGCTGATCGTTCAGCCGATTGTTGAGAACGCTTTATATCACGGGATCGAGCCGATGGAGGAAAGCGGGCTCATCTCCATCAGGGTGTCCGAGAACGGCGAGGATATCGTGATTGACGTGGAGGACAACGGTCCGGGCTTCGATCCGGAAACGCTGATGAAGCTGTGGAATTCGGATCCGGGACAGCTCAAAAAGTATCGCGAGAACGGGGTCGGATTGAAGAATGTCCATGAAAGGCTGCGGATCCGGTTTGGCAGCCGTTACGGCCTGATGATCTGTTCCTCCCCGGGTTACGGCTCCTTGATACGAATTCGAATACCGAAAATACTGACATGA
- a CDS encoding SDR family oxidoreductase, translated as MNKNEHKPLQGKVAVVAGATRGAGRAIAVMLGASGATVYCTGRSVRGQVSDIKRTETIDDTADMVTARGGIGIAVQCDHTVEEQVKSLFERIREDQQGRLDILVNDIWGGENLTHWNIPFWEQFLSDGLLMQERAVTTHMITSYYGVPLMVENGRGLVIEVTDGSTYRYRGNLYYSLAKISAIHLAAAMAEELRPYQVTALSVTPGFLRSEQMLDHFGVTEENWQDATAQEPHFIESETPYFLAQGIAALAADPSVADKSGKALTSWDLSDEYGFSDIDGRRPHWGNYAKKQGLPLT; from the coding sequence ATGAATAAGAATGAGCACAAGCCATTACAAGGTAAAGTAGCCGTCGTTGCTGGAGCGACCCGAGGGGCTGGCCGCGCCATTGCGGTGATGCTGGGTGCCTCTGGGGCAACGGTGTATTGCACAGGACGGAGCGTACGGGGGCAGGTATCGGATATCAAGCGTACCGAGACTATTGATGACACGGCGGATATGGTCACGGCGCGAGGCGGGATCGGCATAGCCGTGCAATGTGACCATACCGTGGAAGAGCAAGTAAAATCATTGTTTGAACGGATTCGCGAGGACCAGCAAGGACGACTGGACATCCTCGTCAATGATATATGGGGGGGCGAGAACCTCACGCACTGGAACATCCCGTTCTGGGAGCAGTTTCTATCCGATGGATTGCTAATGCAGGAGCGAGCTGTCACCACACACATGATCACAAGTTATTACGGTGTTCCGCTGATGGTGGAGAACGGTAGGGGACTGGTTATTGAAGTTACGGATGGATCTACGTATCGGTATCGCGGGAACTTGTATTACAGCCTGGCAAAAATTTCGGCGATTCACCTTGCTGCAGCCATGGCGGAAGAGTTACGTCCATATCAGGTAACCGCGCTGTCCGTTACACCAGGATTTCTGCGTTCCGAACAAATGCTGGATCACTTTGGTGTTACGGAAGAGAATTGGCAGGATGCCACAGCGCAAGAGCCGCATTTCATCGAGTCGGAGACCCCCTATTTCCTGGCGCAGGGCATTGCGGCGCTTGCAGCCGACCCCAGTGTTGCCGACAAGAGCGGCAAGGCGCTAACCAGCTGGGATTTATCGGATGAATACGGGTTTAGCGACATCGACGGACGCAGGCCGCATTGGGGCAATTATGCGAAGAAGCAAGGACTTCCTCTTACTTAA
- a CDS encoding response regulator gives MGGSEGKFRVMLVDDEPIILRSLKAAIPWDELDLEVVGEAKSGDGALKLAREASPHIIISDIRMPGMDGITLMKELKADQARRIIIFISGYGEFEYAREALREGAFDYLLKPIDHDELTETIAKAARTLEKQIADDHMMHSVKVLSLLARERMLTEFIEGNRSPLQHMQWLEDSELEHGYTMAVIQLDHYLRLNELWSMDEKRLWLFAVRNVLEEWSLQHGGLTVFPFRSGEWVLLFPNLTKERQEDIGRDLVQLIKRNTKLSCSVGFSPSMAGIDRLGTAYETAVRALYQRFYSGEEGVFLGTPDSIMETASEAKYPKHLELLMVESIRTLHKERLLELFDETKAYIEEHAFSREMTERVLLEMSVVLYRQFEHMKVLFEWSLEELLQELHSSGTLQQLMDVIKSHFSKWIAESRSGQAKDNVLAVMGKAKDYIAENYQKDLSIEEVSELADLSISHFCTLFKATTGYTFLEYLTECRIEKAKSILLNTDVKVYQVAPLVGYQDPRYFTQVFKKITGKTPSEYREEAISNT, from the coding sequence ATGGGCGGATCGGAAGGCAAATTCAGAGTCATGCTGGTCGATGATGAGCCGATCATTCTGCGCAGCCTGAAGGCGGCTATTCCATGGGATGAGCTCGATCTGGAGGTCGTTGGGGAGGCCAAGAGCGGAGACGGCGCATTGAAGCTGGCGCGCGAAGCGTCGCCGCATATCATTATCAGCGATATTCGGATGCCGGGGATGGACGGCATTACGCTCATGAAGGAACTGAAGGCGGATCAGGCAAGACGAATCATTATTTTCATCAGCGGGTACGGCGAATTCGAATACGCGAGGGAAGCGCTGCGCGAAGGGGCTTTCGATTACTTGCTGAAGCCGATCGATCACGATGAGCTGACGGAAACGATAGCCAAGGCAGCCAGAACCCTGGAGAAGCAGATTGCGGATGACCACATGATGCACTCGGTCAAGGTTTTATCGCTGCTGGCCCGGGAGAGGATGCTGACGGAATTTATCGAGGGAAATCGAAGCCCCTTGCAGCATATGCAGTGGCTGGAAGACAGCGAGCTGGAGCATGGATACACGATGGCCGTCATTCAATTGGATCATTACTTGCGGCTTAACGAGTTGTGGAGCATGGATGAGAAGCGCCTGTGGCTCTTTGCAGTACGGAACGTCCTCGAGGAATGGTCTTTGCAGCATGGCGGACTGACGGTATTCCCTTTCCGCAGCGGTGAATGGGTGCTGCTGTTTCCGAACCTGACGAAAGAGCGGCAGGAGGATATCGGCAGGGATCTGGTGCAATTGATCAAGCGGAATACGAAGCTGTCCTGCTCGGTCGGCTTCAGCCCCAGCATGGCTGGGATTGACCGCTTGGGAACGGCTTACGAGACGGCCGTCCGCGCCTTATACCAGCGGTTCTATTCCGGGGAAGAGGGGGTGTTCCTCGGGACTCCCGATTCCATTATGGAAACGGCCAGCGAAGCAAAGTATCCGAAGCATCTCGAGTTGCTCATGGTGGAAAGCATCCGCACGCTTCACAAGGAACGGCTGCTGGAACTTTTTGATGAGACCAAGGCTTACATCGAGGAGCATGCCTTTAGCCGGGAGATGACCGAGCGGGTGCTGCTGGAGATGAGCGTTGTGCTGTATCGGCAGTTTGAGCATATGAAGGTGCTGTTTGAGTGGTCGCTGGAGGAACTGCTGCAGGAGCTTCATTCTTCCGGCACCCTTCAGCAGTTGATGGATGTCATCAAGAGCCATTTCAGCAAGTGGATTGCCGAGAGCCGGTCCGGGCAGGCCAAGGACAATGTCCTGGCCGTTATGGGTAAGGCCAAGGATTATATCGCGGAAAATTATCAGAAGGATCTCAGCATTGAAGAGGTTTCGGAGCTGGCGGATTTGAGCATCAGCCATTTCTGCACCCTGTTTAAGGCAACAACGGGATATACGTTTCTGGAGTACTTGACGGAATGCCGGATCGAGAAGGCCAAAAGCATTTTGCTGAATACGGATGTGAAGGTATACCAGGTAGCGCCACTGGTAGGGTATCAGGACCCTCGATATTTCACGCAAGTATTCAAGAAAATAACAGGGAAAACGCCCTCCGAGTATCGCGAGGAGGCGATATCCAATACATAA
- a CDS encoding YafY family protein, producing the protein MRADRLLSIMLMLQNGGKKNTRYLAEQLEVSERTIIRDMESLSSAGIPVYAERGSFGGWVLEESYRTNLTGMTPDELISLLVSSHSPLIGDLGIRKQFDAAYQKLLASSPRSIRQDAEIIREKIHIDGAGWHSYRESHPYLTVLQEALWLDRITRIQYMKGEERVERIIHPLGLVAKRSTWYVVAESEGDMRTYRVSRIVDAVMSEDTFERPADFNLSEYWEESLARFMQNLPQYPAQVRMTVSLIKRFERERYVKIIRCDMESQHDGWIAADLEFNTLESASAFLLSCGAEIEVMAPQELREHVSTAAKAISRLYE; encoded by the coding sequence TTGAGGGCGGATCGTCTATTGTCCATTATGCTGATGCTCCAGAACGGAGGTAAGAAGAACACCCGTTATTTAGCGGAGCAGCTCGAGGTATCGGAACGAACAATCATACGAGATATGGAAAGTCTAAGCTCGGCCGGTATTCCCGTCTATGCGGAAAGAGGCTCCTTCGGCGGTTGGGTGCTGGAGGAGAGCTATCGAACGAATCTGACCGGAATGACGCCTGACGAGCTTATCTCCCTGCTGGTCTCCAGTCATAGTCCGCTCATCGGAGATTTGGGAATCCGCAAACAGTTTGATGCGGCTTATCAGAAATTATTGGCCTCTTCCCCCCGCTCCATTCGGCAGGACGCCGAAATCATTCGGGAGAAAATCCATATTGATGGCGCAGGCTGGCACTCCTACCGTGAATCGCATCCGTATCTTACAGTGCTTCAGGAGGCACTATGGCTGGATCGTATCACCCGTATTCAATATATGAAGGGAGAGGAGCGGGTCGAAAGAATCATTCATCCGCTCGGCCTAGTTGCCAAACGCAGCACCTGGTATGTGGTCGCGGAATCCGAAGGCGATATGCGAACCTACCGTGTATCGAGAATCGTGGATGCCGTCATGTCCGAGGATACCTTCGAGCGCCCGGCTGATTTTAATCTATCCGAGTATTGGGAGGAGTCGCTGGCACGGTTCATGCAGAATCTTCCGCAGTATCCGGCACAGGTTCGAATGACCGTCTCTCTGATCAAGCGCTTTGAGCGCGAGCGATACGTAAAAATAATCCGATGCGACATGGAAAGCCAGCACGACGGATGGATAGCAGCCGATTTGGAATTCAACACCTTAGAATCGGCCTCAGCATTTCTTCTAAGCTGCGGAGCGGAAATCGAGGTGATGGCCCCGCAGGAGCTGCGTGAGCATGTCAGCACAGCCGCAAAAGCCATTTCACGGCTATATGAATAG
- a CDS encoding ring-cleaving dioxygenase: MKFKGIHHVSALTAAASRNFEFYTKVLGMRLVKKTVNQDDVSVYHLFYGDEKGNPGTELTFFEIPMAGRTREGNNSISATSLRVPSDRALEYWAQRLDEHGVEREEIKERAGRLTLLFRDFEGQRIILVSDEHNEGVPGGIPWEKGPVPAEYAIIGLGPVQLTVPNPVQTVKVLTELMGFRYKGQYASPVDGQADILVFETGEGGTGAEVHVEERTDLPQERLGRGGVHHVAFRVEDEEELRAWINRIGDVGFSNSGFVDRFYFRSLYFREPNGILFEVATDGPGFDTDEHIDHLGESLALPPFLEKKREQIEANLKPLHTIQ, translated from the coding sequence ATGAAGTTTAAAGGAATTCATCACGTATCTGCGTTAACGGCTGCGGCTTCGCGGAACTTCGAATTTTATACGAAGGTTCTTGGCATGCGGCTGGTCAAGAAAACGGTGAACCAGGACGATGTATCGGTATACCATCTGTTTTATGGCGATGAAAAAGGAAACCCTGGGACGGAGCTGACCTTCTTCGAAATTCCGATGGCAGGCCGGACCCGCGAGGGAAACAACAGCATCTCGGCAACATCTCTCCGCGTACCTAGTGACCGCGCTTTGGAATATTGGGCCCAGCGGCTGGATGAACATGGGGTAGAACGCGAGGAGATCAAGGAACGTGCCGGCCGATTGACGCTTCTCTTCAGAGATTTCGAGGGCCAGCGCATCATTCTGGTCTCGGATGAACATAATGAGGGAGTTCCTGGGGGCATCCCTTGGGAAAAGGGACCGGTTCCTGCGGAATACGCTATCATCGGATTAGGTCCGGTGCAGCTGACTGTACCTAATCCAGTGCAGACCGTGAAGGTATTGACGGAGCTGATGGGCTTCCGTTACAAAGGTCAGTATGCCTCGCCAGTAGACGGGCAGGCGGACATCCTTGTTTTTGAAACAGGAGAAGGCGGCACGGGAGCGGAAGTGCACGTTGAAGAAAGAACGGACCTTCCGCAGGAGCGGCTTGGTCGGGGCGGCGTTCATCACGTTGCATTCCGCGTAGAGGACGAGGAGGAGCTCCGAGCATGGATCAACCGGATTGGCGATGTAGGATTTTCGAATTCGGGGTTTGTTGATCGTTTCTATTTCCGTTCCTTGTATTTCAGAGAGCCTAACGGTATTTTGTTCGAGGTAGCTACTGATGGCCCGGGTTTTGACACGGATGAGCATATCGATCATCTCGGCGAATCCCTTGCGCTGCCACCGTTCCTTGAGAAGAAGCGGGAACAGATTGAAGCCAACCTAAAGCCTCTCCATACCATTCAATAA